The Coffea arabica cultivar ET-39 chromosome 8e, Coffea Arabica ET-39 HiFi, whole genome shotgun sequence genome window below encodes:
- the LOC140012975 gene encoding uncharacterized protein, whose amino-acid sequence MRGRSSSKQGSKGGMEIDKLDKLKEEPHLSGAYIRSLVKQLTSTRTKDPLNSKDQDSPEDGDGIPGNTNLSKDVDGFGEKQPQSQPSQQPQQHKKQVRRRLHASRPYQERLLNMAEARREIVTALKFHRAAMKQANEQQQQQQQQQQHQQQLQQESELQPQLQPLQQEQEGKSKSRRNPRIYESQMTNNFTGYVDNLPCSAFACPPNNHPYYWPLPPVAPPLFPENFNFVLPNQPLGLNLNLQDFNDLDRSFYQSTNIPSIYSSTSSSSTSSSPPLSVATEEVPSVAIPQEGLPMVATNAESSMMNFGDTDLHHAMDDQEMAEIRSIGEQHQMEWNDTLNLVTSAWWFKFLKTMEIDPEEKAEEYGNFPFDEVMEFPSWLNANESCLEQHLNDYCFDDYMQDPALPCMEIEEIEGMDGEWLS is encoded by the exons atgAGGGGAAGATCTTCTTCCAAACAAGGAAGTAAAGGAGGAATGGAAATTGACAAACTTGATAAACTAAAAGAAGAACCCCATCTCTCTGGTGCATACATTCGTAGCCTGGTTAAACAGCTAACCTCTACTAGAACCAAAGATCCACTCAACTCCAAGGACCAGGACAGTCCAGAAGATGGAGATGGAATCCCTGGCAACACAAATTTAAGTAAAGATGTTGATGGCTTCGGTGAAAAACAGCCACAATCTCAGCCATCCCAACAGCCTCAACAACACAAAAAACAGGTCAGAAGGAGACTCCACGCCAGTAGGCCGTACCAAGAGAGGCTTCTGAATATGGCTGAGGCTAGAAGGGAGATTGTCACAGCACTCAAGTTTCATAGAGCAGCTATGAAGCAAGCTAATGAACAACAACAGCAACAGCAACAGCAACAACAACATCAGCAGCAGCTGCAGCAGGAAAGTGAATTGCAACCACAGCTGCAGCCTCTGCAACAAGAACAAGAAGGGAAATCAAAATCTAGGAGAAATCCGAGAATTTACGAATCCCAGATGACCAACAACTTCACTGGCTATGTAGACAATCTTCCTTGCTCAGCCTTTGCTTGTCCTCCAAATAATCATCCTTACTATTGGCCTTTGCCTCCAGTTGCTCCACCCCTATTCCctgaaaatttcaattttgtacTCCCTAATCAACCATTAGGCCTGAATCTCAATCTTCAGGATTTCAATGACTTAGACAGAAGTTTTTACCAAAGTACCAACATCCCATCAATTTACTCCTCAACCTCATCTTCATCTACTTCTTCTTCACCCCCTCTTTCTGTTGCCACTGAGGAAGTCCCTAGTGTGGCAATACCACAAGAGGGGCTTCCTATGGTGGCTACTAATGCTGAGTCAAGCATGATGAATTTTGGAGACACAGATTTGCACCATGCAATGGATGACCAGGAGATGGCAGAGATCAGATCAATAGGTGAGCAGCATCAGATGGAGTGGAATGATACCTTGAATTTGGTCACATCAGCATGGTGGTTCAAATTTTTGAAGACTATGGAAATTGATCCTGAGGAAAAGGCCGAGGAGTATGGGAATTTTCCATTTGATGAAGTCATGGAATTCCCTTCATGGTTGAATGCAAATGAGAGTTGCTTGGAGCAACATCTAAATGATTATTGCTTTGATGACTACATGCAAGATCCTGCCTTGCCATG CATGGAGATTGAGGAAATTGAAGGAATGGATGGGGAGTGGTTATCCTGA